The Acidobacteriota bacterium genome includes the window TCAGGCCGAGAAGTGCTTGGCCGCCAGCCGCTGCACGGTGCGCAGGGTGCGAACGGTCGTCGGCCCAATGGTCTGATCGATGAATCGAAAGTCGAGCTGCGACTGCGAGATACCGCCGATGGGCAGCCAGTGAAGCTCTTGGCCACGCAGCTCGAGCAGGTCGCGGTCCGTCGCCAGCGCGAGAACCGCGCGAGCCTTCTCCGCCGAAGGCTGCGCCGGCAGGAAGGCGACCTGGGGCTTGCCGCCGTAATCCGCAATCTGCTGCGGCGAGAAGACCTCTTGCCGCAGCAGGGCTGCGATCTCCTCGGCGGTTCGCAGCATGGTCGGTACGGCGTAACCGAGGGCCTGCTCGAGGCCAGCTTCGAGCGCTGCGCTGGTCACCGCCGAAGCGCTCTCGAAGACGACATTGCCACTCGCCAGGAAAGCGTGGGCCGGCGCCAAGCCCAGGGCCTCGAAGTGACCACAGAGCTCTTGATTGGTGATCCGCCGGCCACCGAGGTTCATGCCGCGCAGAAACGCGACGTAGCGCCGACGGTCGGTCATGATCTCAGGCCTCGGCGGCAGTGCCGGCCTTGGCGATGGCATCGCCGACTCGCACCTTACCGGGCCGCACGACGGCGGCGTTGATACCCCGCAGGTTGAGCGCGCGACCGCGCGGCGAGCTGATCCAGCGCATGGCGTCCATACCGAAGCGCTCGACGAACTTCTTGCAGCCGGTGTGGGGCATGGGAGTGACCTCGATCGTCGCCGTTCCCAGAGTGAGAAGGGTGCCGGGGGGAAGATTCTCGGCACTGAGATCGAGGTCGACATAGAGCTGATCACCGGCCAGCGGCCAACGGCTCCGCTCACCAGCGACCAACGCCGCCACCCGCGACGACATCAGGT containing:
- a CDS encoding DUF1697 domain-containing protein, which encodes MTDRRRYVAFLRGMNLGGRRITNQELCGHFEALGLAPAHAFLASGNVVFESASAVTSAALEAGLEQALGYAVPTMLRTAEEIAALLRQEVFSPQQIADYGGKPQVAFLPAQPSAEKARAVLALATDRDLLELRGQELHWLPIGGISQSQLDFRFIDQTIGPTTVRTLRTVQRLAAKHFSA
- a CDS encoding MOSC domain-containing protein, which gives rise to MLVETDSHARREALDRGLEEVCQSPRDRGTVELIVRRPAEGEREVLEVGELDREVGMVGDNWSTRGSSRTADGSSHPQMQLNLMSSRVAALVAGERSRWPLAGDQLYVDLDLSAENLPPGTLLTLGTATIEVTPMPHTGCKKFVERFGMDAMRWISSPRGRALNLRGINAAVVRPGKVRVGDAIAKAGTAAEA